From the genome of Stigmatopora nigra isolate UIUO_SnigA chromosome 2, RoL_Snig_1.1, whole genome shotgun sequence:
GATCTAGCAGGTAACAAATGAAGAAACGATGTGAGTAGCCTTTTTCGGCGACCTTGGCAACTCAGTATGTCCAGCAGCATTGAGTGAGTCACAGCGGAGACCACGCCCTCTCGCCCCcggaaaaacactgaaaaaaagaacTCATATCAAAACCCCGCCCATTCCATTTGTGATTGGTCCAAAGTTGGGACGGTGAAAaatcatggggggtgctggagcctatcccagccaaatatGGGCAGCAGGTgagtgacaccctgaattggttactAGGGCAAACTTTCACACTCACTCTTTCCTATGgatatttagagtgttcaaccagcctaccgtgcatctttttgtgatgtgggaggcaaccggagtacccggagaaaacccatgcaggcatggaaactccacacacgaAGGccggttaggctccagcaccctcgccaccctaatgaggataacagaaaatgaaaaggaGAATATTATAATAATTGAGAGTATTAGGATGATGAATACATGTATTTTGCGTTTAGCTATCCAGTTCAGATCTGATAATGTCTATTCATACAACAGTTTCAATTCCAACAGGAATGCAGACCCCCACAacccccctcacacacacacacacacacacacacacacacacacacacacacacacacacaaacacacacactccaacTACAAGTAACAGCATGTAACATGGTTGAACATTGTGTTCAAAATTTGCCCTTGGGGATGTAATATATGCAAAATGgagttatttcattttttttgtagacatAGCATGTTGTGGGGAAAATGTTAATGGCTTGTCTTCAATGGTTTGCACCCACCCATTTAGTGTGAAAAATTAAAACAGCATCAATCTTTTTTAACGTGCCATTTATGAATCTGGGTCTGTCATTAAGCCGTTTGGAATTTCTCCTCAAAACAGTTAGTTGATTTACATAATTGCCACACCCTGCTAAAGATGGAGTGTAATTATGTTTTGCTTATATTATGTCTCATTCAGTCAGTGTGCTGtgaattattaaaatatattttaaagtaatcTTGCTGATTctacaaaaaacaatcaactgGATAAAGCAGTATtactactgtattttgtttCACTGAGTCATTGCATCTTCCAAATTTCCTTATtaataattcacatttttcgACCCATATGACTcacaatatataaatacacatgttGGCAAAATGTAAATTCTATTATAACTTCTTAATCAAAAAAGGGAAgtgatattttaaataaaacatgaatgactacattttccaatagtaATATAACAACTCACTTTCTTCATTCATGtagttaaatgttttttgtccatGTGAGTAAAGCTTAAATGATTAATTGTTGATAATGTACCCTTCTGTCGTAAGGCGTTATTAAATTTTCTGGGTGCCCCACACAAATCAGTGTTTACATATCATTTACGTAGTTAAGCCGCTAGATGGCAGTAACGTACCAGACTATTTTATCACTGCCTGTCTAGCTTTAGTTGATCAGAAAATACTTTCTTATCTTTCCTTCATTTAACATActttttaataatttcaattgttttattgTTGGATAATATGAATAATTGATTGGGGGGATAATATGTGAAATTTACATAATCCTGTGCTgcccatacatttttttcaagcctGAAAATATGATGTATTATATAGCAACACCATCAAAGTCACTCAAGATATTTCCCTTTGAGGATCCTGTCTTACAAGCCATCTGTTTGTTCAACACACGATGcaccaaaatataaaatactttcCTGAGTAACATTATATTCAAATAATTGCATTATTCATGACTCATCCAGACTGACgtttgtcattattttatatatgaGATGAGACACAATTTTAAATAGGACTGTGAATATCGTGACTGGGATTGAGATTGCTCTccagattgtttttgtttttagtgaaaTACACATTAGTTTAAGTGGAATTTCTAACTCATTGAGCCCATCCAAATTGAAAGCGTGAATGTTGAGCAATTCCACAGCTCCTGTGCACAGATGTTTTTCCTTCCCTTATAATCTGACCTGTCCTGCTGTCTCCTTCAGTTGCTCGCGGCtctttatttaatttgttgGAGTTGGCAGCCCCCTTGGGGCCCACTCCATGCTTTCGCATGCTTGATTTAAAACTGAAAAGGCTGGAGAAAAGTATGTACTCAAACAGCATCTTAAAATGCTCTTAACCATATTCCCCCTGCAATCACAATCCTGATTAAAACCCATTAAAGATATATGAGATAAAAAGGATTATGGTAACCATGAATGCTGTTAACTACTGaagaatatttaatatttggaggttttccaaataaaataaagctgTGAAATGCCAATGCTGCTTCTTTGTAGTAATGGCTGTCCCCATTTGCCTTTTTATCCCAGCATGTTCAACTGCTGATTAGCcatttgtgggaggaaaatgtcaAACTAGAGACAGAGGCTCTGACAACACCTCAATAATGTGTCTTCGCTTTGATGCTTAGATGTTTTCCATTATTTCTATCTGAACTGTGGTCTTCATTAACtaggaaaaaaaggcagaaacAGCCAATTGCATGTAGTGAATAATGTATCTCCAATGAAATATACATGAAGTGCTTAATTTTGCATTGGAATTATGTAATTCAAAGCCTGCTGGATAAAGTGTTTCCAATAATAGTTCAGAAGGGAGTTTATCAAGATTCTTTCTTGAGTTTGGTACTTTATGTTGCTGAAtaaaatttttaaatgaataaaaaaagcatATGTCAGCGACCCTTTCTGTGTTGCTTCTTcacactgcatcattttgtgtggcccgggaaagtaaatcatgagtgctgattttctgttttaggatcaaattcaaatgaagagtatagatgtatattaaatttcccaattttccccctttttaaatcaataattgtaatttataaatcacattttctgtgtttttagttcaaaaatcattttgtaaaatctaaaaatatatttaaaaaatattcagggattttgatccagttcttttaatatgtaatataatgCCATTTTTTCCTTTGCTGAAAAGGGATGATGTTGTTGAGGGTAAATTTAACAATTATAGAGTTTGTATTGCTTTTACACAATGTTACGACCTTCTCTTTAAAGGCAATAGATGTCAAATCTATTTGAATTAGCCATGTTCTATTcaaattttttttgtcctacttTGTTAGTATACTATCATATTCAACAGGTTCAACAAAGACCTCTTCATATGTTAATGGCCTCAAGCAAAACACCCCCATTCCATCCAatgaaaatcaacaaaacaggaaaatgcATTTCAATAGAAACGTCTCTGCTCGCTctcaaggttaaaaaaaaaaataataataaaagaatggCCATGCTGGAGTGCTGCGAGGCGTGAATAAAAATGAGTCAGAACATTAGTATAAAACGTGTGTATGTAAGTCTTGGGAGAAGAACTACTCGTGAATTGCTTTtggtttaaacaaaaaactattttgatTCAGGCATTGAATGCATTGAATTTTCTGCAGATGGATTTTTTACTGAAggatttttgtggttttgacTGTCTCACCTAGCGTTAAAGCAGACAAGCACAATAGAAAATGGGTGGATGAATTGTTTTGATTATAAGCTCATTTGTTTGCCCAAATATTGTCTTGTATTTTACAGCACTGTTATATTACTGAAATAGAAtgatccataaaaaaacaatccataCTCCTCTCACATTATGTAATATACagtagaaaagaaaataaacaaagtcGAGCCAATTGGTGCCCCTCTGCACTATCATTTACTTGAAATGAATTGCAAATTACAGAGACATGCAATTTGTACCTCGTCACCCTCCCCCTCTATGCTCCAGCTCCCCTCAACATAAGGAAAGCCTGCCTGCCAGAGAGAATCCCTTTTCATGAACTGCGGTGCTTTACCCTGCCTGACCAACAGCCTGACTGCAGAGGAAGAAATGAAAGGTGGAGATGCTTATGTTGTCATTTCTCCCCATCTTTCTTCCTTTTCCCTCCCCTACTTGTCTGATTCCACAATCCATCTTCTCCCATTCAGTCATGTAGTGTCACCCTCACTCACTAATTGGTATGCAGAGCCAGGCTTGCTCTGTTCTGCAGTGTGGATCTGCTACTGTGTGTCAGGGAGGGACGGGAATCGCACTGCAGTGGCGGGTGGGGCTCGCTTGTTGGAGAAACCTCCTCTCCCACCCCAGGAATACCTCTTAGGAGCGGTCACTGTagtacaattattatttttatactaaTGGTTTGCTTGCACTAACTGATAATATTTAATACATAGTGCTTTATTGTTGGGTTTAAGATTAATGCTGTCATTTGGCTActgctgtgtgtgttttttttaattgattgatttgtaatgtgcaattggctggccaacaattcagggtgtcacttACCCGGTCCccgataggctctggcacccccggtGAGAGTTGTGAGGAAAAGCAGAAGACAATGAATTAGCCTTTAAAGCTAGATTCTAATTAAATTCACAGACAAATGTAGAGTAGCTGGGTAAATACTGTAAAAGTCATAACATAAAAAGATTAAGGGAGTTTGCATTTTTAGTTTACAAGAATAATTTTATACTTATCTTGGCCAGTTCAGGAGATTTGATTCAAGTACTGCCAAGATTAAACCATGTATCctagacactttttttctgttcacccataataaagtcataaaagaaccaaacctcatgaatgttttttgtgacaaagaagtatttgttctaatcactctatcagagaaaaatctgagttgtagaaataactggaaactcaagagagccacgACATTATGTTCTTCTTACTGCAAAGCCACAGTATTGTAATGTCCTCCTGActactgggaaaaaaatgtccaataacatttattttcaaattctccaatctatgtgaagtaattggaatactgcaaaagacattttgtatCATTGTTAAGCTCTGAATGTCCTCTATAGATGCAATTGGATGCAATGGGTGGGAGATATTaaggtttacaaatgtcctctacaaaggacaaatttgaactactgCTATTCAGGAGGATAAGTGTCGAATGAGTGGCTTTGCATTGTGACTCAATCTATTTTTCAGTATAACAGGATCCTGTGTCAGTGCTTTTtctgcatttcatttttatcagtGGGGATTGCATGCACTGCAAATAAAATTGGAGAAAGGCTGCTTAAAAATTGTAGTCCATAATCCACTTAAGAGGAATCACAAGCTCTATATCAACTAAAATGGGGATACTAAGGATCCCTAGAGATACCTTGCATCTTTATTAGCAGACTCTTGGATATTAGAGCATTAAGGTGGAAAATGACAGCTGGGGTTTGTTCAtccagtcagatttttttttagaaagagcAGCATGAAATGTACAGGGGTAAGTAGCTATGCCTCAGCAGACTGCTTTCCACTGTACTGGCAAGGAGTCCTGAAAGGATTTTCTCTCCTCACGCTCAAGCTCAATTACACGTGAAGCAATAAATCCTTAGCAATGCAATTTCCCTCCCCAGACAAGATCTGCAGGGCTATCCCTCCTTACACACATGGCTTGCTCTCACCCACACTCATAGTCTTTCTCTTTTTGGTTCATTTCCCTGGCTTTCCTTTCAATCATTTCTAGCTTGTCAATTTCTTCTACCTCAGTTCCATCTTTCTCATctttgaattttcattttcctcTCCATCCTTGGCATTTGTACATTCTGCTCTACTTTACAAAACTCTGCATTGCTTTCTTATGTAGCCAAGAAATGTGTCCAGtgaagatcattttttttcttctttgataGTGAGCAACATTTTATCACATGTATTTCAAGTTGGATTATCACACCTTGATCTGCCTGGCAGTAATTTCAAGGTCAAATTGTTAGAATATCTTGGTTAGTATTTGTCAATATTAGAATCCCATTTTCTGTAGTGGCCACCAAACACAACCACAGTTACTCAAGTTTCATCCAAGGGAAGCCTTGGCAGTAgatcaaattttattttaaaatgtaaaatctaaGAAGGTATGTAGCTCATATGAAATAATATTGTTTCTACCACACAATGTTCTTTTAGTGTAACATGACCAATATGATCTCTAACTAAATCCTTGAAAAAATACTTCACAAAGAGcatatattacattttgttaATTTACCTTGCTATCACTTCAGTGGGAAAGGACAAATATGGTGGATGGACATTTCTGGATTTTCAGCTTGGCCTTGCAAACACAAGCTTCTGGACTCTGGTGGGACAAGGGCCCACATACAGTTTCTGCCTCACCCTCCAGCAATGGCTTCAAATTCTGCAGAAACCAGAGACCATTTtcagtacactttttttttcatgactttACTTTTGGTGGATTACCTTTACAATCCAGTTCTACTTAATTATGTGCATTGTAGTAGGCAGTTTGGCTAAAGACATGATGCTGAAAAGATAGTCAGTTAACTACAATGTGCCAAACTCACAATAAAACAGATCCaatatgggtaaaaaaaaaaggttttgaggCAGGTGCCGTTCTCACAGCTCTGTTAGGGTAGCGAGGTGTACAGGTCAGACTGTTCCTCGTCTCTCTGGGGCACATGGTCTTCACTAGGGCAAACTTAAGGCAAGTAATGGTGCCAATGGTCACCTCAATTTTAGAAAGGCAGATGTgtttaggacaaaaaaaagacaactggCACCTTGAGGCTGCATCTTACCCTACTAGTCAGACAAGCCACTTCAAATAGGGTAATGTAACTTTGGCTTTTGCACATCTGGGTAAAGAAACGCACCACCTGCTCCATATTTAAATTCTCACACATCTGATTTGaatgaatttgaatttttaGGTAGGTATTTTGTTAACCTGAAATTCCGTAGTTTATACcacaaatctttttttagtGCAACGTCAATTATGAGCTCACATACATAAACATTACATTTAGTTTATTAGGAATGCCATTACTTAAGTGGGAATGGACAAATGTGATGGATGGACATATCTGGATTTTTCAGCTTGGACTTGCAAACACACGCTTCTGGACTCTGGTGGAACAAAGGCCCACATACAGGTTCTGCCTCACCCTCAGGCAATGGTGTAACATTCTGAAGAAAACAGAAATCATTTATCATCTAATTACACACTATTTTGTCATGGACTTACTTTTGGTGGATAAACTTCACAATCCAGTTCTCCTACTTGATTATGAGCGTTGAAGTAGGCAGTTTGACAAAATACATGATGCTGAAATGATAGTGAGTTAAATATTTGTGCCAAAACCCATTATAGACCAGACCAAATATGGCTAAAAATGAGTGAAGGAGAAATCTCACAGCTCTGTTAGGGCAGCGAGGTGTACAAGTCAGAGTCTTCATCGTCTCTCTTGGGCACATGGTCTCCACTAGGGCAAACTTAAGCCAGGTAACGGTGCCAATGGTCACCTCATTCTTAGAAAGACAAAGATGGTTTTAGGACAAATAACACAACCAGCACTTTGAGAACATGTCTTACCCAACTAGTCAGACGAGCCACTTCCAATAGAGTAAAGTAACTTTGGCGTTCACTCTTCTGGTTAAAGAGGCGAACTGCCTGCTCCACTGCTTTCAGCCCAATTGGGTCATCCAAAGGCAACAATTTAGGGCAGGCAGGACAAATCATCTGGACTTCATCATTGGTGCGCTCTACAAAGAGAAAATTATAAATTTCATTGCGTCAGTTGTGTTGCACCAAAGACATGGCAGCTGACATGGCAAATAACCTGGTCTGGTGGTGCAGTCATATTTGGTGATTTTGGCCATACCCCACATGACCCAAAACTCTACACTGCAAGAAGCCATTGCTCCCTATATACACACAAGCAAAGACTAAGAAACACAGCAAAGAGAACAAAGTATAAAACTTAAGTAGTGAATGACTTACTGGCTGATCCCTTGGCCACACTTCACATTGTTGGTGAGGTTTGGGGTTGGTGAAATGACATTTGGTCTGCACCAGctttacattcacatcaatgtGGCAGCCACCagtaaactgaaaaaaaaatgatttgattgaAAGAATTTAGAAATTAAAAGTACAAGTTCTACCAAGAGAAAACAACAATTGTTATTGACCTGTTGATATTTGCTATTCTGGACCTCCTGGAGCTTGAACTTAAAGCCATGCTTGTGATGCTTGTTGATATGTCGTACAGAACGGTTTGCTGCTGCCATCACACTTTCCTCAGTGCAAGTGACATCAGATGACAAATCCTGCGCAATCAGGCTAGAAAAAGCCAGCTCACACAAAACCAGAAGAGCAAATATACACCGTGACACCATTAACATCATGACAGCCACTTAAGCAAGATGTAGTCAAATCGCAAACACCACAAGTAAGGACAGAACCACATATGAAAGCTCTGAACAAATGCATGCACATTTAAACCAGGTTGAGGATCTGTGCTACCCAATCACAGAGAAGGAAAATACCTTCACCTGTGGCCTAATTAGTATTGGGCTGACTTTCCTGAGGGGTGTGATTACATATCAGCTGTTCCatgggaaagaaaaaacaaacctggagttgtgtttgtttttcaattctgccatttttttaggaaagtcTTTAAGAAAAATTTGAGTTTGACAAACATCACAATTTATCATTCACATAGCatgaaatttaaatgtatttatattataaataaatatatctagCCACATATGACCTCCTTATGCCTCCTCatgaagatatatatatataaatatatatatatatatatatatatatatatatatatatatatatatatatatatatatatatatatatatatatatatatatatatatatatatatatatatatatatatatatatatatatatatatatatatatgcatacatacatacatacatacgttgTATGTACGTTAAccatcatcatatttttttatatacaggTAACCACTCAGCTGCTTTCAGTGTCTCtaataaatttaattttattaccTGAATGAATTTTAACATCATTATTCTGCTCTACTGCTTCACATTGGTCAGCCTTTTCCACTcaggcatttgaaaaaaatattaataacaatttTAATGTGAATTATGTTCCTCCTGTGAATCTGAAGAGTGCATGTAACAACTCTCAACCATCAGCCATGGTCTCTTTTAGATACTTCTTTGAAAATTTAATTAAGTCTCTATTGCCTATTTTTATCAGGCAGGCTCAATTATTCAAAGCCTACTTTGCCTTTTTCTTGGCTTTCCAAGTGTGCTTATGCGTTTGTATCGATGCAAGAAGTAGGTTGATATTATTGAGACATTTTCAGAAATGGGGAGAGAGTGTGTTGTTCAGAATCATAGTATTCATGATCAATTATAATAGCAGAGTCAGTTAAAAAACACTGGTATGTGTTCATGTTTTGGAGctataaataaacaatttaatGCAATTTGTTTTAGGCATAATTGATGCTGTAGTATAATCATGTTCCTATTAATGTCACTACTCTCTGGAGTGACTGTGGAATGGTACAGTTTCACCTCATGGTGTCAGAGAGAAGCAGTTCTCATGTGACCGCCCTAAAAAACACCAGAGAGAAGGCACATTGTGTTTTATGACATTTAGTCATACAGTCGTTGGGATGGTCTTAAAATGAGTCACAGTCTGACTCACTGCTGCTCTTACAGCCTAATCAAAGAGAATTATGGCTACCCAGAAGCACATTCTGTTATACTATATGCATGTTATGCTCTCTCATTGGCCACAATATTAGATACACTAGTACAGTATAATGGCAACAGATCCCATAACTTGTAATGTAAAcagaaatgtaaacaaaaagaaaataagaaagtGCTAGATTTTACTCTCTTGGTTATATTTTGAAAGTTTAGACTAAAATGATACTTCCTCCATCCtcctttcattctttcattattCTTCCTATATTCACAAAGGCTGCGATTATATAAGAGATGCTGCTGCTGGCACACTAAAAGCCAAATGCAGTGAAGTGGTTCTGCTTTGTGGCCTCTGTCATGAGAGAACTCCAAATGGTATCACTACTCAGTCGGAATTAATGGAGTTAGTTACACACAAGGGAGAAGATTTTCTACAATAGTGGGGTCTGCAGTGTATTCCCTGCTCCCGATTCCATCAAAAAATTGCTCTGGTGCATGGAGTAAAGTGGATATTTGTATGGCAACTCAATTTACATTTCATGTACGGAAAATGGTTCAACGTGGCCATgcgaaataaataaattttaactTCTGCAATTTAATCGCACTGGTTAAACTGTAAATACTAATAAATATGCAGCATGAGTTCTATTTACTTCTATTCATGTTAACCATGCATTTATCttccaaaccgcttatcttcaAAAGGGTTGTGTAGGAGTCTATCCCAACCAACCACATGGtagacaccttgaattggttgccagccaatcgcagggcaataTGAAAAAGACAAGTGCGCATGTTCACGATTCCtaccaccaccaagcaaaaaaaaaagaaataaaaaagacatttagaagggtgaattaaaaatagatgaattgAGGAAAAGAACTAGAGACAAAATAGAATTGCAACACACTGAGGCGAGTAATTGgacaacaaaacacacaagGGGAAGTTGACAAACCAACTAAAATAAGGACTCTCGAAGTAAAATGAGGAgagaaacaataaaaacatggctTGCCATCAattttcccaaaatgatgcgtcCAAATTCATGCTTGACTGTGTAGTTtaatatacctatatatatatcaaacttATTTCATCCAGGTTATTAATTATGGCTCTAAAATGAATGTATTCAATGTTTTCTTTGATTTGAATCTTTGATTTTTAACATCTCAATATGATTGTATCTATATAAAAATTAATGTCCGCTCAAgaaatataaagtatttttcttcCTGGAGAAGTGCAGAAAACTACAGCAATAATGTGCAGTCATCCGATTTGTTTTTCACTCTCACGGACTAATACATCAAAACTTCACCGTGCAAATCAGATTAAGTGCTGAGTGTGTTATTGTCCTCATCGTTCATCACTGTgctctgtttgtttttgaaacTTTATCTACAATGTGCACTTTAACTGCATAGCAATGCACGTGTTGACTGAACATCATTGTCTGTGTAATATATTTTCCACTGTGATTGCTTAAACCTTTTAAAGTAATTTGTCTCAACAAAACTCACTGGCAGAATCATCCATTTCAATTAGCCTAATCTCCATTCAAGGCAATAGCTCACTTCTGACTTGACGGAGAAAAATAGCTAATGCGCAGACAATAAATATGTACACTGCACGTTGCCATGGTAAATACACACATTTAGGGAATACTGCTGTGCAAGCTGCAACACAAGCACAAGCTGGAGGACTTAGGTGACATTTCAATTTATAcaattatgagaaaaaaaaagaaagaatgagaAATGCACAGACATTCGCGAAAGCTTAGTCCTCCAGGACAACATGTCTGGTGAATTTCAGCTCTATTTCTTTCAGTGTAGCTGGCTCAGGGCCACAGTTTCAGGGCAAACAAAGCCTGCATGAGGCCAAACAGTCCCTGCAGATGAAAGCTACTGGCTGGCCTACAGAAAAAGATAAGAGTAGGCTCTGCCAGTGTTAtctaacaaa
Proteins encoded in this window:
- the LOC144185364 gene encoding antihemorrhagic factor cHLP-B-like isoform X1, producing MMLMVSRCIFALLVLCELAFSSLIAQDLSSDVTCTEESVMAAANRSVRHINKHHKHGFKFKLQEVQNSKYQQFTGGCHIDVNVKLVQTKCHFTNPKPHQQCEVWPRDQPGAMASCSVEFWVMWGMAKITKYDCTTRPERTNDEVQMICPACPKLLPLDDPIGLKAVEQAVRLFNQKSERQSYFTLLEVARLTSWNEVTIGTVTWLKFALVETMCPRETMKTLTCTPRCPNRAHHVFCQTAYFNAHNQVGELDCEVYPPKNVTPLPEGEAEPVCGPLFHQSPEACVCKSKLKNPDMSIHHICPFPLKI
- the LOC144185364 gene encoding antihemorrhagic factor cHLP-B-like isoform X2 codes for the protein MMLMVSRCIFALLVLCELAFSSLIAQDLSSDVTCTEESVMAAANRSVRHINKHHKHGFKFKLQEVQNSKYQQFTGGCHIDVNVKLVQTKCHFTNPKPHQQCEVWPRDQPGAMASCSVEFWVMWGMAKITKYDCTTRPERTNDEVQMICPACPKLLPLDDPIGLKAVEQAVRLFNQKSERQSYFTLLEVARLTSWNEVTIGTVTWLKFALVETMCPRETMKTLTCTPRCPNRAHHVFCQTAYFNAHNQVGELDCEVYPPKNVTPLPEGEAEPVCGPLFHQSPEACVCKSKLKNPDMSIHHICPFPLK